One window of Ziziphus jujuba cultivar Dongzao chromosome 5, ASM3175591v1 genomic DNA carries:
- the LOC107420301 gene encoding wall-associated receptor kinase-like 14 produces MIRNDLKLILILAFITVVHAICERSCRSSQGVQRTFDYPFGFSADCEIQLNCKPTGEVHIGEFPVKSVDPESIRVDIQRNCNRPLHTLQQLYGHKYAPTSRNGILLENCSEPFSTCVIPGIQVPAHFDSMNCSSNSNISCYSEDTSLAFIDFDNVKSKRCDYLLSSISSESLNLEIRVVELGWWLDGSCDQLCHRNANCTNIQPPHGKPAHRCSCKKGFQGDGYKAGIGCRKTSTGCNPTKYLSGECGGKTRVFTLVGGIAAGSSLMISLGLICCFIRRRSKLKARDTTKRRLSEATGNCNIPIYPYKEIEKATNCFSETQRLGTGAFGTVYAAKLYSDEWVAIKRIKYRDTDGIGQVMNEIKLISSVSHPNLVRLLGCSIEHGEQILVYEFMPNGTLCQHLQREKHHGLPWLIRLTIATETAQAVAYLHSAIKPPIYHRDIKSSNILLDHNFKAKVADFGLSRLGMTEISHISTAPQGTPGYLDPQYHQNFHLSDKSDVYSFGVVLVEIITALKVVDFSRPQNEVNLAALATDRIGKGCLDEIIDPFLEPNRDAWTLSSVHKVAELAFRCLAFHRDMRPSMTEVAAELEQIRLSRWASSEEITFTATASPELSTCSSFSNVSEKPLNVNYKTENERRGKYLVHARTGDGSSLNSMEKLKDGSPVSVQDPWFSEQSSPSSNSLLGNAIQ; encoded by the exons ATGATCAGAAACGAcctgaaattaattttgatactTGCGTTCATCACCGTCGTCCATGCAATATGCGAGCGCTCATGCCGTTCCAGCCAGGGAGTCCAGAGGACCTTCGATTACCCGTTCGGATTCTCCGCCGATTGCGAAATCCAGCTAAACTGCAAGCCAACCGGCGAAGTCCATATCGGCGAGTTCCCGGTGAAATCGGTTGATCCGGAGAGCATAAGAGTGGACATCCAACGGAACTGTAACCGTCCGCTCCACACCCTCCAACAGCTGTACGGTCACAAGTACGCTCCCACCTCGCGAAACGGGATTCTGTTAGAGAACTGCAGCGAACCGTTTTCCACCTGCGTGATACCCGGGATTCAGGTCCCGGCCCATTTCGATTCCATGAATTGCAGCTCCAACAGCAACATCAGCTGCTATTCCGAAGATACGAGCCTCGCATTTATTGATTTCGACAACGTGAAAAGCAAACGGTGTGATTATTTGCTCTCCTCCATATCCTCCGAGTCGTTGAATTTGGAAATTCGGGTTGTCGAATTGGGTTGGTGGCTCGACGGAAGCTGCGACCAGCTCTGCCATAGGAATGCCAATTGTACGAATATTCAGCCGCCACATGGCAAGCCGGCACATCGGTGCTCCTGTAAGAAAGGCTTCCAAGGGGATGGATATAAAGCCGGAATCGGCTGCCGGAAAA CATCTACAGGTTGCAACCCCACAAAATACTTGTCTGGAGAATGTGGAGGAAAGACTCGTGTTTTCACTTTAGTTGGAG GCATTGCTGCTGGGTCTTCTTTAATGATCAGTCTTGGTTTAATATGTTGTTTCATTCGACGGCGGTCCAAATTGAAAGCCAGAGACACCACAAAACGCCGTCTATCTGAAGCTACAGGAAACTGCAACATTCCCATCTATCCCTACAAAGAAATTGAGAAAGCCACCAACTGCTTCTCAGAGACACAGAGGCTAGGAACTGGAGCTTTTGGGACAGTTTATGCGGCAAAACTCTACAGTGACGAATGGGTTGCGATCAAAAGGATCAAATACAGAGACACAGACGGTATAGGGCAAGTCATGAATGAGATCAAGCTTATTTCATCTGTAAGCCACCCAAATCTTGTCCGTCTCTTAGGTTGTTCCATTGAACATGGTGAACAAATTCTAGTCTACGAATTCATGCCCAATGGAACACTGTGTCAGCATTTGCAAAGAGAGAAACATCACGGACTTCCATGGCTAATCCGATTGACCATTGCCACTGAAACTGCTCAAGCAGTTGCATACCTGCACTCCGCAATTAAACCTCCAATATACCATAGAGATATAAAATCCAGCAATATACTTTTAGATCATAATTTTAAAGCCAAAGTCGCAGATTTCGGCCTATCAAGACTTGGTATGACAGAGATATCCCACATTTCAACAGCACCACAGGGCACCCCTGGCTATCTTGATCCTCAGTACCATCAGAATTTCCATCTTTCTGATAAAAGCGATGTGTATAGCTTTGGAGTAGTTCTAGTGGAGATCATAACGGCATTGAAAGTGGTGGACTTCTCTAGGCCACAGAATGAAGTGAATTTGGCTGCTTTAGCCACTGACAGAATTGGGAAAGGGTGTTTGGATGAAATTATAGACCCATTCCTTGAGCCCAATAGAGATGCATGGACACTTTCGTCTGTGCATAAAGTAGCAGAGCTTGCATTCAGATGCTTAGCATTTCACAGGGACATGAGACCTTCAATGACAGAAGTGGCGGCCGAGTTAGAGCAAATCAGATTGAGCAGATGGGCATCTTCGGAAGAAATCACTTTCACAGCTACAGCTTCACCTGAGTTATCAACTTGCTCTTCTTTCTCCAATGTGAGTGAGAAGCCTCTTAATGTTAATTATAAGACTGAAAATGAGAGAAGGGGCAAGTACCTGGTGCATGCGCGCACAGGGGATGGTAGTAGCTTGAATTCAATGGAAAAGTTAAAGGATGGTTCACCAGTTTCTGTGCAAGATCCTTGGTTTAGTGAACAGAGCTCGCCTTCTTCTAACAGTTTGCTAGGTAATGCAATTCAATGA
- the LOC107420290 gene encoding allene oxide synthase 1, chloroplastic has product MASSSLALPTLQPQFRSSQKSFKPCNRRVILHPISASVSEKPKVPAPAPTVGQNEPSKLPIREIPGDYGLPFIGPLKDRLDYFYNQGRDEYFKSRSQKYQSTVFRANMPPGPFVSPNPRVIVLLDGKSFPVLFDVSKVEKKDLFTGTFMPSTELTGGYRILSYLDPSEPNHSKLKRLVFFLLQSRRDKVIPEFNSTYTELFETLETELASKGKADFGDANDQAAFNFLARSLYGTNPKDTKLGSDGPKLVQTWVLLQLGPILVLGLPKLLEELLIHTFPLPPFLVKSGYQRLYDFFYQSSGFVLDEAERLGVSREEACHNLLFATCFNSFGGMKIFFPNILKWIGRAGVKLHAQLAEEIRSVIRSNGGKVTMAGLEQMPLMKSVVYEAFRMEPPVPLQYGRAKRDLVIESHDAAFKVKEGELIFGFQPFATKDPKIFDRPEEFVPDRFVGEGERLLKHVLWSNGPETENPTLENKQCAGKDFVVLFSRLFVVELFRRYDSFEIEVGSSALGAAITLTSLKRATF; this is encoded by the coding sequence ATGGCCTCCTCCTCTCTAGCTTTGCCTACCCTCCAACCACAATTTCGGTCGAGTCAAAAATCTTTTAAGCCATGTAACCGTCGTGTTATTCTCCATCCGATCTCTGCTTCGGTTTCGGAAAAACCAAAAGTACCGGCTCCAGCACCAACGGTCGGTCAAAACGAACCCTCCAAGCTACCCATACGTGAAATCCCAGGAGACTATGGTCTCCCATTTATCGGTCCTCTCAAGGATCGCCTTGACTACTTCTACAATCAAGGGAGAGATGAATACTTCAAATCCCGCAGCCAAAAATACCAGTCCACGGTTTTCAGAGCCAACATGCCTCCTGGTCCTTTCGTTTCTCCCAACCCACGAGTCATAGTTTTACTTGACGGGAAGAGCTTTCCGGTTCTCTTCGATGTCTCTAAGGTCGAGAAGAAGGACCTTTTTACAGGCACTTTCATGCCTAGCACCGAACTCACCGGCGGATACCGAATCCTCTCTTATCTAGATCCATCGGAGCCCAATCACAGCAAGCTCAAGCGCTTGGTGTTCTTCCTCCTCCAGTCTCGTCGTGACAAGGTGATACCAGAGTTCAATTCCACCTACACAGAGCTTTTTGAGACCCTTGAAACCGAGCTCGCATCCAAAGGGAAAGCCGACTTCGGTGACGCAAACGATCAGGCTGCCTTCAACTTTCTAGCTCGGTCTTTATACGGGACGAACCCGAAAGATACGAAACTGGGATCGGACGGCCCAAAGTTGGTCCAGACATGGGTTCTACTCCAGTTGGGTCCAATCCTCGTTCTCGGCCTCCCGAAACTTCTAGAGGAACTTCTCATTCACACCTTCCCTCTTCCACCATTCCTGGTGAAATCCGGTTACCAGAGGCTCTACGACTTCTTCTATCAATCTTCGGGTTTCGTTTTGGACGAAGCTGAGAGATTGGGCGTCTCCAGAGAAGAAGCTTGCCACAACTTGCTATTTGCCACGTGTTTCAACTCTTTTGGAGGCATGAAGATCTTCTTCCCAAACATTCTGAAATGGATTGGGCGTGCAGGAGTCAAACTGCACGCCCAGCTGGCGGAAGAGATCAGATCCGTGATCAGATCCAACGGTGGGAAGGTGACGATGGCGGGGCTGGAACAGATGCCGCTGATGAAATCGGTTGTTTACGAAGCGTTCAGAATGGAACCGCCAGTGCCTTTACAGTACGGCAGAGCGAAAAGGGACCTGGTGATCGAGAGCCACGACGCCGCTTTTAAGGTGAAAGAGGGTGAGCTGATTTTCGGGTTCCAACCCTTCGCCACCAAGGATCCGAAAATATTCGACCGACCCGAAGAGTTCGTACCGGATCGATTCGTTGGGGAGGGTGAGAGGCTATTGAAGCACGTGCTCTGGTCAAACGGACCCGAGACTGAGAATCCAACGCTAGAGAACAAGCAGTGTGCAGGGAAGGATTTCGTGGTCCTGTTTTCGAGGCTTTTCGTCGTGGAGCTCTTTCGCCGATACGATTCGTTTGAGATCGAAGTGGGTTCGTCGGCGTTGGGTGCTGCTATTACTCTAACCTCTCTCAAAAGGGCAACTTTCTGA